The following are encoded in a window of Streptomyces sp. SAT1 genomic DNA:
- a CDS encoding PP2C family protein-serine/threonine phosphatase, whose product MRRPCRRSEQARARAARRKAERPRVPAPPLWLRWLPVGYLAAVLAIEPVTPVDWPVSFLLIALPLVAAYAYGPAAVAAVTVFAMVFEGVLAGTPCCAGRSVGYLWDRHYVANYVCTTLVGVLGTILAVHRMRRERTLATVRSVAETAQRVLLRPVPRRLGQVSVETLYLSAAAEARIGGDLYEAVPTAFGVRLLVGDVRGKGLVAVETAATMLGAFREAAHDEPDLRGVARRMERSMSRHAAQLPGGEAAERFVTAVFAEIPEHEPVVRIVNCGHPPPLIIKEGGVAELHASDPSPPINLGVLIGDGYQLDVEPFRPGDQLLLYTDGVTETRDPDGVFYPLADRVAPWVGLAPRELLDRLHEDLLVYSGGHLDDDIAALAAYRLPGDSRL is encoded by the coding sequence GTGAGGCGCCCGTGCCGACGGAGCGAGCAGGCCAGGGCGCGCGCGGCGCGCAGGAAGGCCGAGCGGCCCCGGGTGCCCGCGCCGCCGCTGTGGCTGCGCTGGCTGCCGGTCGGGTATCTGGCGGCCGTGCTCGCCATCGAGCCGGTCACGCCGGTGGACTGGCCGGTGAGCTTCCTGCTGATCGCGCTGCCGCTGGTCGCCGCGTACGCCTACGGCCCGGCGGCGGTGGCCGCCGTCACCGTCTTCGCGATGGTGTTCGAGGGCGTGCTGGCGGGTACCCCGTGCTGCGCGGGCCGGTCCGTGGGCTACCTCTGGGACCGCCACTACGTGGCCAACTACGTCTGCACCACTCTGGTGGGCGTGCTCGGGACGATCCTCGCGGTGCACCGGATGCGCCGCGAGCGCACGCTGGCCACGGTGCGTTCGGTGGCGGAGACCGCGCAGCGGGTGTTACTGCGCCCGGTCCCCCGGCGGCTCGGCCAGGTCTCCGTGGAGACGCTCTATCTCTCCGCGGCGGCCGAGGCCCGTATCGGCGGCGATCTGTACGAGGCGGTGCCGACCGCGTTCGGGGTACGGCTGCTGGTCGGCGACGTACGGGGCAAGGGGCTGGTCGCCGTGGAGACGGCCGCGACCATGCTGGGCGCCTTCCGGGAGGCCGCCCACGACGAGCCGGACCTGCGGGGCGTGGCCCGCCGCATGGAGCGGAGCATGAGCCGCCATGCCGCGCAGCTGCCCGGGGGCGAGGCCGCGGAGCGGTTCGTGACGGCGGTGTTCGCGGAGATCCCGGAGCACGAGCCGGTCGTCCGCATCGTCAACTGCGGCCATCCGCCGCCGCTGATCATCAAGGAGGGCGGGGTCGCCGAGCTGCACGCCTCGGACCCCTCGCCGCCCATCAACCTCGGTGTGCTGATCGGCGACGGCTACCAGCTGGACGTCGAGCCGTTCCGGCCCGGGGACCAGCTGCTGCTGTACACCGACGGGGTCACCGAGACACGCGATCCCGACGGGGTCTTCTATCCGCTGGCCGACCGTGTCGCGCCCTGGGTGGGCCTCGCGCCCCGCGAACTCCTCGACCGGCTGCACGAGGATCTGCTCGTCTACAGCGGCGGGCACCTCGACGACGACATCGCCGCGCTCGCCGCGTACCGGCTGCCGGGCGACAGCCGCCTGTGA
- a CDS encoding LysR family transcriptional regulator gives MSAMDLQVLRAFRAVAEGLTVTEAAADARVTQPALSRALHRLEEEIGAELLQRVGRVLRPTPAGRVFKEYVDAALDAYDRGRRAVAEVVDPAAGVVSLAFLHTLGTWLVPRLVTGFREEFPQARFELRQHEENGLIQHLLEATADLVITSGDPGHPLITWRRLLVEPLWLAVPRGHRLARRSRVRLAEVAQEPFILLRPGYGLRSVTETLCRQAGFSPRVGFEGEEVHTLRGLVAAGLGVSLIPSSPDAAGTSGFPIRYLEITDVHGARDIGIARLTGRTLPPVARRFLDHAVRSAAVRAADPG, from the coding sequence ATGAGCGCGATGGATCTCCAGGTGCTGCGTGCGTTCCGGGCGGTGGCCGAGGGTCTGACGGTGACCGAGGCCGCCGCCGACGCGCGCGTCACCCAGCCGGCGCTGTCACGGGCGCTGCACCGGCTGGAGGAGGAGATCGGCGCGGAACTGCTCCAACGGGTGGGCCGGGTGCTGCGGCCGACCCCGGCCGGGCGGGTGTTCAAGGAGTACGTCGACGCCGCCCTGGACGCCTACGACCGGGGGCGGCGGGCCGTGGCCGAGGTGGTCGACCCGGCGGCGGGCGTGGTGTCGCTGGCCTTTCTGCACACCCTGGGCACCTGGCTGGTGCCCCGGCTCGTCACCGGGTTCCGCGAGGAGTTCCCGCAGGCCCGCTTCGAGCTGCGCCAGCACGAGGAGAACGGCCTGATCCAGCATCTGCTGGAGGCCACGGCGGATCTGGTCATCACCAGCGGGGACCCGGGGCACCCGCTGATCACCTGGCGGCGGCTGCTGGTCGAACCGCTCTGGCTCGCCGTCCCGCGCGGCCACCGGCTCGCCCGGCGCAGCCGGGTCCGGCTGGCCGAGGTCGCCCAGGAGCCCTTCATCCTCCTCAGACCGGGCTACGGGCTGCGCAGCGTCACCGAGACCCTGTGCCGCCAGGCCGGTTTCTCCCCGCGCGTCGGCTTCGAGGGCGAGGAGGTGCACACCCTGCGCGGCCTGGTCGCGGCCGGTCTCGGGGTGTCCCTGATCCCGTCGTCGCCGGACGCTGCGGGGACCTCGGGCTTCCCGATCCGCTATCTGGAGATCACCGATGTGCACGGGGCGCGTGACATCGGCATCGCCCGGCTCACCGGCCGTACGCTGCCGCCGGTGGCGCGGCGCTTCCTCGACCACGCGGTCCGCTCGGCGGCCGTCCGGGCCGCGGATCCGGGGTGA
- a CDS encoding FUSC family protein, producing MKAPYRLPFTPLPLAAAARGAVALAVPLLAGVATGQVALAVLAGIGALWGVGQDGDDPYRQRVLRLGCTGGCAALGLLAGELALRSARPGAVTCCLVAAALVAGAVSLRGRLASVSGLHLLLGVTVGGGIPVPGPWWQAPPALLSGVALVALLSATPWLWRRHAIERAAVRAVYRAASGALAAAGGPDAEAARRRLTAALDHAHRVLDRHLTGRRRPGKEPDALRTAFHTAVRLGEVTSALVWEGRELPRCVSRVPLLMAARLLPEPGRGPASATAAAGPAGSAHPAGVPCAGSGSPALRALTALYTSCGPDRPRDTTPRLPASPWHGRAAQVRYTVLLAGCVLAAQLCAVLLHGPRGYWLPMTVAFVYKPDFGPVFRRALHRCAGTVAGVAAIGAVTLLTTGTYALIGAVAAFAAVMAVGVRHHYALATTGLTAIVFVLVDLLGDHRELSWARILDTALAAAIVLVAHFALWPHSARGRAAARTRAAVSAAHRYRDLPAGAPAAERYALRRTAYHRLAEARRAVLDARREPGRTAREVAGLLDAEEEAIAAAERLCDAVGARHVGSAPTAYAPGAVRCTAAGAMGG from the coding sequence ATGAAGGCGCCGTACCGCCTGCCGTTCACCCCGCTGCCGCTCGCCGCGGCGGCCCGGGGGGCCGTCGCGCTCGCCGTGCCGCTGCTGGCGGGGGTGGCGACCGGGCAGGTGGCCCTCGCGGTGCTCGCGGGCATCGGCGCCCTGTGGGGCGTGGGCCAGGACGGCGACGACCCCTACCGGCAGCGGGTCCTGCGGCTGGGCTGCACGGGCGGCTGCGCCGCCCTCGGCCTGCTCGCCGGGGAACTCGCGCTGCGCTCCGCGCGTCCGGGCGCGGTGACCTGCTGCCTGGTCGCCGCTGCCCTGGTCGCCGGTGCCGTCAGCCTGCGCGGGCGGCTCGCCTCGGTGTCCGGTCTGCATCTGCTGCTCGGGGTGACCGTGGGCGGCGGCATCCCGGTGCCGGGGCCCTGGTGGCAGGCGCCGCCGGCCCTGCTCAGCGGCGTCGCCCTGGTCGCCCTGCTGTCCGCCACGCCGTGGCTGTGGCGGCGCCACGCCATCGAGCGGGCGGCCGTCCGCGCCGTGTACCGGGCCGCGTCCGGGGCCCTGGCCGCGGCGGGCGGCCCGGACGCCGAAGCCGCGCGGCGGCGGCTCACCGCCGCCCTCGACCACGCGCACCGGGTGCTGGACCGCCACCTGACCGGCCGCCGGCGCCCCGGGAAGGAGCCGGACGCCCTGCGCACCGCCTTCCACACGGCCGTCCGGCTGGGCGAGGTGACATCGGCCCTGGTGTGGGAGGGGCGCGAGCTGCCCCGGTGCGTGAGCCGGGTGCCGCTGCTGATGGCGGCCCGGCTGCTGCCGGAGCCGGGCCGCGGCCCCGCCTCCGCGACGGCTGCCGCCGGCCCGGCGGGGTCCGCGCACCCGGCGGGCGTGCCCTGCGCCGGGAGCGGCTCGCCCGCCCTGCGCGCGCTCACCGCGCTGTACACCTCCTGCGGTCCGGACCGCCCGCGGGACACCACCCCGCGGCTCCCTGCCTCCCCCTGGCACGGGCGGGCGGCACAGGTCCGCTACACCGTGCTGCTCGCGGGCTGTGTGCTCGCCGCCCAGCTGTGCGCGGTGCTGCTGCACGGCCCGCGCGGCTACTGGCTGCCGATGACGGTCGCCTTCGTCTACAAGCCCGACTTCGGTCCGGTGTTCCGCCGCGCCCTGCACCGCTGCGCCGGGACCGTCGCCGGGGTGGCCGCCATCGGCGCGGTGACCCTGCTGACGACCGGGACGTACGCCCTGATCGGCGCCGTGGCGGCGTTCGCCGCGGTCATGGCCGTCGGGGTGCGCCACCACTACGCGCTCGCCACGACCGGTCTGACGGCGATCGTCTTCGTCCTCGTCGACCTGCTGGGCGACCACCGGGAGCTGTCCTGGGCGCGCATCCTGGACACGGCGCTGGCCGCGGCCATCGTGCTGGTCGCGCACTTCGCGCTGTGGCCCCACTCGGCGCGGGGCCGGGCCGCGGCCCGGACGAGGGCCGCCGTGTCGGCCGCCCACCGCTACCGGGACCTGCCGGCCGGTGCCCCGGCCGCCGAGCGGTACGCGCTGCGCCGCACCGCCTACCACCGGCTCGCGGAGGCCCGCCGTGCGGTCCTGGACGCCCGGCGGGAGCCGGGCCGGACCGCTCGCGAGGTGGCCGGCCTCCTGGACGCGGAGGAGGAGGCCATCGCCGCCGCCGAGCGGCTGTGCGACGCCGTCGGCGCACGCCACGTGGGGTCCGCTCCGACCGCGTACGCGCCCGGCGCCGTCCGCTGCACCGCGGCGGGTGCGATGGGAGGATGA
- a CDS encoding zinc-binding dehydrogenase produces the protein MDRMLAARLHVPSRTLRMEEVPRPRPAAGEVLVKVEAAGVCLSDVHLIDGTLTPALLPGDTVTLGHEVAGTVHEAGEDVTRWSPGQRVVLHAGESRDGVTWTRGVDYDGGWAQYALSSADALTALPDTIPFEQGAIIPDAVSTPWGAITGTGAVRPAEAVGVWGAGGLGVHAVQLLRAVGACPVIAVDPSPVARERALAAGADLALDPADPGLNAQVRTATGGAGLAAAFDFAGVPAVREQALSVLAPRGRLVLVGLTDRPLSVTDGTRFSYLQQQILGHYGSDMTVALPQLLRLVQGGRVDFSASVSGVLPLAEAGRAVEMLAKKEGDPVRLILRP, from the coding sequence ATGGACCGGATGCTCGCCGCCCGCCTGCACGTGCCGAGCCGCACCCTGCGGATGGAGGAGGTGCCCCGGCCCCGGCCCGCCGCGGGCGAGGTGCTGGTGAAGGTGGAGGCGGCGGGGGTGTGCCTGTCCGACGTGCATCTGATCGACGGCACCCTCACGCCCGCGCTGCTGCCGGGCGACACCGTCACCCTCGGCCACGAGGTGGCCGGGACCGTCCACGAGGCGGGCGAGGACGTCACCCGCTGGTCGCCGGGGCAGCGGGTGGTGCTGCACGCCGGTGAGAGCCGCGACGGCGTCACCTGGACGCGCGGTGTCGACTACGACGGCGGCTGGGCGCAGTACGCGCTGTCCTCGGCGGACGCGCTGACCGCGCTGCCGGACACCATCCCCTTCGAGCAGGGCGCGATCATCCCCGACGCCGTCTCGACGCCGTGGGGCGCCATCACCGGCACCGGGGCGGTCCGGCCCGCCGAGGCGGTCGGCGTGTGGGGCGCGGGCGGCCTGGGCGTGCACGCGGTGCAGTTGCTGCGCGCGGTCGGCGCCTGCCCGGTGATCGCCGTCGACCCCAGCCCCGTCGCCCGCGAACGCGCCCTCGCCGCCGGGGCCGACCTCGCGCTGGATCCGGCCGACCCCGGACTGAACGCACAGGTGCGCACGGCCACCGGCGGGGCGGGCCTCGCGGCGGCCTTCGACTTCGCCGGGGTGCCGGCCGTCCGCGAGCAGGCGCTGTCCGTCCTCGCGCCCCGGGGGCGGCTCGTCCTGGTCGGGCTCACCGACCGGCCGCTCAGTGTCACCGACGGCACCCGGTTCAGCTATCTCCAGCAGCAGATCCTCGGCCACTACGGTTCCGACATGACGGTGGCCCTGCCGCAGCTGCTGCGTCTGGTCCAGGGCGGCCGGGTGGACTTCTCCGCGTCGGTGAGCGGGGTGCTGCCGCTGGCCGAGGCCGGGCGCGCGGTCGAGATGCTGGCGAAGAAGGAGGGCGACCCGGTGCGGCTCATCCTGCGCCCCTGA